From Erigeron canadensis isolate Cc75 chromosome 5, C_canadensis_v1, whole genome shotgun sequence:
ataataaaaaaatcatgtgtaccatccaaaaatatatctttttgattttttatttatatttttcatttcgcATTTTTACAAGTTAAGTATAATCACGTTTTCATATTTAATAACCATATATtagaaaattaataaactttaaaaataatatttatattactaATAAATGTTTAGATGAATACTCTTCTtatgattattaatttaattaataatttgtaaaatatttaaaagtaaatttgaAAAAAGATCTATGCATCAGTTGTTATCTTATTGattaatattaagataagaAAAAGTTGACAGTTGTTatcttattaattaatattaagataagaaaaagttgacaaatttttaaaatgcaGTTCCATGATTTTCGAACTTGTTCCGTTTTCATTTCACTAACTTTAATTTCATCTTCGTAATAtgccctttattattatttattattaattaataaattagttTGTAttcaaagttattatataaatgCCATCAAATGATTTTAGCCCTTGATTTAATTAATCTAATGGTCTTGATTAGTTCTCGCAGTTCTTGACAATTTATTGGTTCTCACAGAGCaagttacccgcgcaatgcggcgataGTGAAAACGGCGGTGTGTGGTGACAAAGACTGGTAGTGATGACAGCGAGGTGGTGGCGGCGACAGATAGTGTAgattgatataaatgtaatttaatAATGGATTGAGATCCCCTAAAGTTAAAAGGAATTTCATTGGTAAAGTTGAGAGATTGTTGGCCTTTAGATTAAAttttggatcagtggtaaacacccttgcctctggagactaaggtcatgggttcgattctcatcccatgcaaaggttggagggccttttctaccattttggtagaaactgaaagcagtctctctacttaggtagaggtaaggtctgcctacatcttaacctcccacatacaccgtcgaggtattggggctcaaaaatcgcggaaggcggcactgagcagttacttacttttttttaaatcttaacccttgattttaattcaagggtcaagatcatcaactttagaggatctttaTCCTTTAATATAAAGGTGGTAattgatttattttaaaaaataagagcTTATGGggtaaattagttcattaaagGCACTTAGGTAATTTTCTTATAAGTAGTATAGGAAGgttcattaagggtaaattgTTCATTTTCAAACTcttctttttctaacttttcaacaatatgctataatttttataatggaGTAAAGATatacgttttaggtaaaataaaacaagtattaatgtaaaacaaataaaacagtaGGTTccttttcactgaaaatcactgtgcatcatgagaattattgtgcatcaattgtttggtgaatcttcgtgcatcaatttgatcatgatctaaggatcaagatcttgtcttatttgttttactttaatacttgttttacaatagccaacccctatatatatatatatatatatatatatatatatatagtgaagggatcaagtgagaaccaacatatatggtgagaaccgtgacaaccattgaaaaatcatctctaaGGGCTTTGCCCTTAGCATTAAGGGCTACCCCCGtaccgtaacaaccgtcaccatctcttggatcgccgcccatcaaatccataccattcccatatgcgCCCGGTGATAACTCCTTTAAAACGGAtgtagggcaacgcccgtaccgtatccatatgtttttttaacacGTAacacatatgatttttttttaaaatttttttattttattttatttttttgaatgggtttttgttaaaagaaaataaaaaacaaaaaaaaaagtttcaaaaaatgaaaaataaatattaaaaaaattaaaaccagacaaaaaaagagaaaatatgaGGAAAACtaatggttctcacggttctcatCATATATGTTGGTTCTCACCTTAaccctaccctatatatatatatactatgttttttacccgcacgatgtgcgaataaaaatgaacatgaactaatatataataatacattaaagcatataaattttttgagaaatataatgatgtataaagcacataaaatttaacaacccaattacttttcatattaaaagtcgaaaagaatttgaagatgaaatcaaaaaccaacttttaaaaaaaaatatgacaatggTGTGATGTGTCGACACaattatgtaatctatatatgaaactaatgttggtttttaggaaacaaaatcaattttattaatttcataattttattttttacataccaatacatatttaatattttttattgtataaataaataaatattgtggaaaattatagagatgacacatagaataaaatattatgtggcaaattttaaaaatagttttaaattaaagagggttttaaaaagctaagatttttattgttttaatatttatatagatataaatgtaatatagCTTGTAAAGAACAAGGTGTAAACATCATCATGTGGCCAGAGTCAATATATATGATAACTGAGAGGagaataaacatatataatctcCATATATAGATGCTCCTAATTAATAGAACATAACTGAATACATCAAAACAAGGTTAAAGACCAGCAGATCGGGCAAAAGACGTAAAAGTGAAGACGAATAAGGCGGTTTAACTTGGGAAATAAAAATGGAACCAGATACATTCTTAAAGGAAAGCGCTTGAGTTACAGAATGAACATAAAGGTGaagaaaacatatatttgaaGGATACAAAAACGTCTCCTACTATTTCACGACATCCACAACCATACCAGCAAAAAGATCCATATTGTCTATCGATCAATTGTGACTATAGTCCAAGCAAGAAGTAATTATTAATACGTACTCTAACCATCAGAGTATCAGACCCCGCATTcagagacaaaaaaaaaaaaacaaaaaaaaaaccccaattaGCTAGTTCATTACTTCACTTTTCTGAGAGCTTGGTGGTTTAGCCAACTAATATATGGGGTTTATGCGCGCAGCATCACCAGACATTGTTTCATGAAGCCTTCCTCGGGCCCGGAGCATAACCCCCAATAACTGATACCATCTCAATACGGGTCAAAGATAACACATAATGTTTACGGTttaactgaaacatatatatatatatgggtgccGGGGAGGCTCTAAAATTCAACAATACAGAACATTATTTATAGAGCATATATAAGGCTAAAGAgtgtagtatatataaaattataaaccaGTTACATCTAACAAAGAAAATATGGTTACTTACAACGAACAAAAAGTGGAACCAGGGCTGTTCTGGGGATAGGGTGAAACCAAACTCTCAACAAAGATAGTCGCATTAGTAGTACATCTTCCAAATTTTTTGATATTGGAAAATGAACCATCATTGGTATTGCACACAACCAAATTCCACCCCGAATGCAATAAAATTGTCCCATCCTTTCCGATAAACAAAGGCCAATCATAATAAGGAGATGAAATATCAGCTGGATATGTGATGGAAGCCAATCTAGTCCAAGAGTCTTCCACGCCATACACTTTCATTACCCATAAATCTGCACAAGTTACACGATAATCACAAAGCACACATAACCATTCTCCCAAAGCCCCTAGCGTACCAACTTTACCATCTTCATCATACATAGGTTGTGAAACTTCACCATGTGTCTTGTTATCTAAATCCAAAGAAACTATCGTACACAGATAGATTGGCTCGTTATACTCTCTAGGTGTAGGTGTAGCCATCCAATGAAGAAATCCATTTGAAAAGACACCAGACATATTCACCGGATAACCATTAGGAAAATCACCAATTTGCTTCCAATTTCTAGTTTTCAATGAATACATTATCACTTTGTTTTGGTCACACAGAGATACTGCTACAATTTTGTAATCATCGGTAGCCTTGTCATACGCAAAACCATACACCACATTCTCCTTTCCAGCAGGCGGAGGCGACATGTCAAAAGTGGAATATAACCTAGTCGAAATTTTGGTACTTGGGTTCCAAATAAACAGAATATTCCCCTCTGAACGAAAGAATACAATGCATACTAATCCGTTACATGAACCGATGATTTTTAGAGGAAAAGCATAACCACTTTTCCATCGACCATCAGATGGACAAACCTGGTCCAAGGAATTAACAACAGATTTctcaaacacaatatcatcaagaGGACAAGTTCTaaggtttttttctttgttgtaAGTGAAAATTAATCTATGATGTGCAATATTAGTCGATGATAGTTTAAGATGGGATTTAATGAAAAGAGGGTTGGAAATCAAAGACCGCCATGACTTGCAAACAGACTTACATCTTAACAACGATTTGACCGGAAACCTCAACAAAATTTCCAGAATGATATCATCCTTAGCCTTAGGTAGAGGAACCGATTCTACCATTTTCTCTGCTTGTTCGAGCGTCATATAAGTTTATTATAAGGGTTTACAATTTGGTGTAATTAATCCTGAGGGAAAATATTTTCCCTTTACGTaaacatatatactttatttaagGAAGATATAATGATAGGGATAACCAGCTGATTATGGGCCGACTTTAGCTAATTCTGAACTTGATTATTAATCCAATATTTCAAACCCAGATTCAACGGCACCCCATTTATATACTAACATTCGCCGAACCTGCAAAAAATACAAATTGTAATCGGGTCAATACCCAGTCCTATACCTGCAGACCCGGACCCGAACCCGACCGAAAAGGTCGGGTTTCAAGTTTCCTTAaggtttctttttttcattcGGTGTAGTTTTAAGACAAGAATAATTTTGcatgtacattatatataaacttgaaTAGACGAAAAAGGTTCCCGGCTTATTGTAAACTGAAAGAAGACCGGTGTCTTTAAGACCGACCTTCTATCGACGCACCCAAACTACTCGAAACTGGTAACATGTATGAGACACACAAGCTTAGACCGGTGTTGAAGACACTGAGCTTCATTGACATGTGCAAAATCGGTGTCCGTTTTTTTCGTACTTTTACaacattttgaaataaaattcgTATATACGTACACCATATGCTTCAAAAATGTTAGTATCCGTACAATTTTTTCTGAATAGACAAAcagaaccttttttttaaaaaacttggaGCACAGATTAAGTccatttaattttgtttaagtccatttgttttattaattattgtgtaaaaatataattttatttttctttcaaatcaaaCCTACATATTTTTATGCGTGAACTTTCATTAAATCCATAACAATCCACATAGGGCTGAATTTTTTCATGATCATTTCTTCCTATGTTCGATCATATATGCAAGTATAGAATTGTCACATATACACctaaattgaattaaaatttaatatatccATTTCTTGACAGAAAAATGTATTCATTATCcgttggagaaaaaaaaaaaaaaaaacctttgatAAAACtcaatc
This genomic window contains:
- the LOC122601032 gene encoding F-box/kelch-repeat protein At3g23880-like, with the protein product MTLEQAEKMVESVPLPKAKDDIILEILLRFPVKSLLRCKSVCKSWRSLISNPLFIKSHLKLSSTNIAHHRLIFTYNKEKNLRTCPLDDIVFEKSVVNSLDQVCPSDGRWKSGYAFPLKIIGSCNGLVCIVFFRSEGNILFIWNPSTKISTRLYSTFDMSPPPAGKENVVYGFAYDKATDDYKIVAVSLCDQNKVIMYSLKTRNWKQIGDFPNGYPVNMSGVFSNGFLHWMATPTPREYNEPIYLCTIVSLDLDNKTHGEVSQPMYDEDGKVGTLGALGEWLCVLCDYRVTCADLWVMKVYGVEDSWTRLASITYPADISSPYYDWPLFIGKDGTILLHSGWNLVVCNTNDGSFSNIKKFGRCTTNATIFVESLVSPYPQNSPGSTFCSL